The following nucleotide sequence is from Vigna radiata var. radiata cultivar VC1973A unplaced genomic scaffold, Vradiata_ver6 scaffold_179, whole genome shotgun sequence.
GTGGACACTGGAATTTGGCCAGAAAGTGAAAGCTTCAGAGACGATGGAATGGGTGGGGTTCCTTCACGATGGAAAGGGCAATGTGAAAGTAGCATCAAATGCAACAAGAAGCTCATTGGAGCAAGGTTCTTTAACAAAGGGTTGTTGGCAAAGAACCCCAACATCACCATAGGTGCGAACTCAACACGTGACACTGAGGGTCATGGAACTCATACATCAAGCACTGCAGCTGGGAGCGTAGTCGAAGGTGCATCGTACTTTGGGTATGCTTCTGGATCAGCCACGGGAATGGCTTCAAGTGCGAGAGTGGCCATGTACAAAGCCCTGTGGGAAGATGGAGCTTACATGTCTGATATAATAGCCGCAATTGATAGTGCAATATCTGATGGGGTAGATGTTCTTTCTCTGTCATTTGGCTTTGATGATATACCTTTGTACGAGGACCCTGTTGCTATAGCCACGTTTACAGCAATGCAGAAAAACATTTTTGTGTCGACGTCAGCAGGGAACGAAGGGCCTTTCCTTGGAAGACTTCACAACGGAATACCATGGGTCATAACTGTGGCTGCCGGAACTTTGGACCGTGAATTTCACGGGGCTCTTACTCTTGGCAATGGAGTCCAAGTAACTGGCATGTCTCTCTATCATGGAAACTTCTCCTCTAGCCATGTTCCAATTGTTTTCATGGGGTTGTGCGACAGAGTGAAGGAACTGGCCAAAGTGAGGAGCAAGATTGTGGTGTGTGAAGACAATGGAACAATCATTGATCTTCAAGTGTCTAACATTTTTAAAGCAAATGTTGTCGCTGCAGTGTTCATAACAAATAGTTCCGATAGTTCATTTTTCTTAGATAATAGCTTTGGAACAATTGTTATTTCCACCACAGATGGGGAAATTGTGAAAGCTTACATCAAGAGCAATAACTCTAGTGCGAAAGCAAGCATGTCTTTTGAGATGACAGTTTTGGGTACTAAACCAGCACCGAGTGTGGATAGTTACAGTTCCCGAGGACCATCGAGTAGTTGTCCATTTGTGTTGAAACCGGACATCACTGCTCCTGGTACATCAATCTTAGCTGCATGGCCTCAAAATCTTCCAGTGGAAATGTTTGGGTCGCAAAGTATTTTCAGTAACTTCAATTTGTTAAGTGGCACATCCATGGCATGCCCTCATGTTGCTGGTGTGGCAGCATTGTTAAGAGGAGCACACCCTGAATGGAGTGTTGCATCCATTAGGTCAGCCATCATGACAACATCAGACATGCTTGATAACACCTTAGGGCCCATCAAAGACATTGGCAACGATAACAAACGAGCCTCTCCTTTGGCATCTGGTTCTGGTCACATCAACCCTAATAAAGCCCTTAACCCTGGCCTTGTTTACGATGCTGGAGTTCAAGATTATGTTAATCTGCTCTGCGCTCTTGGCTTCACCCAAAGAAATATCACCGTCATCACAGGAACCTCTTCCAATGATTGTTCCAAAGCTTCCTTGGACCTCAACTACCCttcttttattgctttcttcaacaacaacaattcaAGTACAGCACAAGAATTTCAGAGAACAGTGACCCATGTTGGGGAGGGACCAGCAAGCTATGCTGCCAGCTTTATACCGGTGGAAGGGTACGAAGTCAGTGTGATCCCTGAATTGTTAGTGTTCAAGGAGAAGTACGAGAAGTTGAGCTACACGTTGAGAATTGAAGGtccaagaaagaagaaagagaagaaagttgCTTTTGGGTATCTCATTTGGACGGACGTCCAACATGTGGTTAGGAGTCCCATTGTGGTCACCACTCTCAATTTCGACTTCTgacattatatatatgtatctaTGCTCATATATGAATCAACTCAAAAATCTATATTAACTAAAGAATTTTTCTATACAAAATAATCATCATTTCTCACTTCACTAATATCATTCTTTTATACTCCAAAGTTTcctatctttatatatatatatatatatatatatatatatatatatatatatatatatatatatatatatatatatatatatatattctttttccttATCATACCATTATagtaatacttattttattcactatatttATCTTCTACTTATTAAGGAGAAATCTCAAATTTTTCCTTATTAGTCTCGTTTAATATGTAAATGTTTGCAACTGTTTACTTTCTCTCACCTCTCTGTCCATTGTATGCATTCTCTCAATCTAATCCCTTGATTTTTCACTATTGTCCTCTGAACAATGGTAGGATTATACacttttacataataaaatggtcatatttttttataaagaaaaaagtaaaaagtaaaaaaaaaaaaattaaatgtgttaaagtatcattttacttatcttaaattttcttatttttgacaTAGTGTACTGCGTTGAAGGCTtgcaaatgaaaacaaagaggAAAACATAGTTAAAATTAGAAAGACGACAGAAGGGTTGAAGGTTTGAGAACAATAAAGTTAGAGTACGTCATTTGTTTTTCATAGAAAATTCTTGATTTCTTTACTTATGGAcatattttcttgtgtttaaagtttgaaattagAGAGTAACCCATCTAATTGTCCATTGTATGGAATGTGGTTTTCGTCAATCTAATTTGACTTTTCTATTTCCACCATTGCTCtgaattttcttattttgcaatatattttACTTCGTTAAAGGCCCAAGGCTTAACGAAGAGGAAAACGTAATTGAAATTGGATGATTGGTTCAAGGTTGAAGGTttgacaacaacaaaattggaTAATaagtcatttgttttttttttcctgaagcTTTGATTTTTTACTTTATGGACATAAGACAGTAAAATTTTAAGGATTATAGTTTGTTGAGATTTGTGTATGGTAAAATTTTAAGGATTTTGGTgtgattattaattaatttgttttcgtGAATTTGTGATTAAAGCATAATTAAGAGTTCAAATctctaaattataactttatttctttttttttttctatcttaaaCTTTAATTCTATTAGGTGCCTATATTTAAGAAATGTATTTAAGAAATGTATCTAAGAAATGTATGAATATAGTTTTTTTGTCCAACaacattaactattttttaatgtgACAAATGATAAATCTCAAGTACAGTTACAATTGTTAGGTGAGGAagattgtatatatatttttcttaagtatAAAGATCGAATATAATCAAAGTTTAAGATATAGatgaaaatcaaaattgtgTTATAATAAGGACCGAAAATATAGTTAACCTAtgtattaattatgttttgacATAGACTGTGATTTTTGCATTCTTTTCATATTGAAtgattttaagtattttaatgtaggtttattttgttttaaaagtatCTAAGTGATGTGTTTACTTTTGTGGttgtttttattagaatttttattgtggTGTGGAGTTGAGACTTAATTAAGTATAAGGTATTCTTaactaaagtaaaaatataaaaatgtaaaaatctAAAAACTGACATTATATAAGTGACCgtgatttaaaaatagtgagacaaaattattttaagattaaatagttttaatataaatagtttcgttattaacgagtttcattattttaaaacacatcatttctttataaactacttttttataattatttgacttCTTTTTAGGGGTTCTTCCTTTATGCTCATCTGATTAAACAACCTATATCGTAAGATTAATCCTTATGGCGAACTCTTCAATTTAGACATCTTCATTTTAGTAAGTTGAGTTTCAACCATTTTTCTTAGTCTTTCCTACTATCGGTTGCATGTGAGTTTCGTCATACTTGCATGTGTCTTGTGAGTCATAAGTTTGAGTCTCTGTTGGTCAGTGGTTACTATAGTGTGCCTTGATCATGTTTTGTTGTTCATAGGAACAGAAAGGGTTTCTTGTGTGTTTGGAGctattttaggatttttagaGTTGTTTGGTTATTTTTCAGACAAGAGAACCTAATTACTttgtttaaaagttatatatgaGATTGATATGGAAAATTGCATGTCTGGTTGATGTGAGTATGTTGAATTATTGATttttggttgtgtttgttttgtttgagtTGATGTTCAATTgagaaaattagaatttaatcaTTTGAGAAAATTGATATGCATTTCTACATTGAAAACTATTTTTGGTCTAAGTATTAAGTAGAGAATATCAACTTGATCATCTCATAAGGTTCCTTTTTCCTTAAATCATATAATAGAATATGTTGTATTAAATTGGTAACTTCCTATTTGGTAACCTATTATGGTGTTATgttttaattagataattttaaacttaataaataaaaaataaaactatttaataatattcgtttctaaaataaaactatttaataattttcggTAACTTCCTATTTGTTAACTTATTATGGTGTTATgttttaattagataattttaatcttcaataaataaaaaataatttgtttattttttaataaaatacagagttgattaacttttaattattttaaaataagtaaataaattagatattttataaatattagttatgtaacttaataatattttttccaaaattatatatatatatatatatatatNNNNNNNNNNNNNNNNNNNNNNNNNNNNNNNNNNNNNNNNNNNNNNNNNNNNNNNNNNNNNNNNNNNNNNNNNNNNNNNNNNNNNNNNNNNNNNNNNNNNNNNNNNNNNNNNNNNNNNNNNNNNNNNNNNNNNNNNNNNNNNNNNNNNNNNNNNNNNNNNNNNNNNNNNNNNNNNNNNNNNNNNNNNNNNNNNNNNNNNNNNNNNNNNNNNNNNNNNNNNNNNNNNNNNNNNNNNNNNNNNNNNNNNNNNNNNNNNNNNNNNNNNNNNNNNNNNNNNNNNNNNNNNNNNNNNNNNNNNNNNNNNNNNNNNNNNNNNNNNNNNNNNNNNNNNNNNNNNNNNNNNNNNNNNNNNNNNNNNNNNNNNNNNNNNNNNNNNNNNNNNNNNNNNNNNNNNNNNNNNNNNNNNNNNNNNNNNNNNNNNNNNNNNNNNNNNNNNNNNNNNNNNNNNNNNNNNNNNNNNNNNNNNNNNNNNNNNNNNNNNNNNNNNNNNNNNNNNNNNNNNNNNNNNNNNNNNNNNNNNNNNNNNNNNNNNNNNNNNNNNNNNNNNNNNNNNNNNNNNNNNNNNNNNNNNNNNNNNNNNNNNNNNNNNNNNNNNNNNNNNNNNNNNNNNNNNNNNNNNNNNNNNNNNNNNNNNNNNNNNNNNNNNNNNNNNNNNNNNNNNNNNNNNNNNNNNNNNNNNNNNNNNNNNNNNNNNNNNNNNNNNNNNNNNNNNNNNNNNNNNNNNNNNNNNNNNNNNNNNNNNNNNNNNNNNNNNNNNNNNNNNNNNNNNNNNNNNNNNNNNNNNNNNNNNNNNNNNNNNNNNNNNNNNNNNNNNNNNNNNNNNNNNNNNNNNNNNNNNNNNNNNNNNNNNNNNNNNNNNNNNNNNNNNNNNNNNNNNNNNNNNNNNNNNNNNNNNNNNNNNNNNNNNNNNNNNNNNNNNNNNNNNNNNNNNNNNNNNNNNNNNNNNNNNNNNNNNNNNNNNNNNNtatatatatatatatatatatatatatatatatatatatatatatatatatatattatctcttTTTCCTTATTACACATTGTGCTAGGggtaaaaatataatgtattaaaaatgatactgtattttaaaatgagataatttattttaataataaaagatcaaatttataaataaaatttcaattaacgagttttattatataaaatatattatctctTTCATTGAAACCTTATCTCAAAGTTGACTTAGTGTCAattattgtatgattgaataatgatatttagacaatattttttaacaacatttgaacatcatctacgtatcattatgtgattagtccaaaattactccagaatcaataataataatcataaacattaccATGGACCAATAacaaaatgacacgtaaatatgatgttcaaatgttgtaaaaaaaagatattttagaagtgTTTAAATCAAATCTTTTAATACATTAacttattctttctctttttgtttgtatgtttgttttttttttttacagatgATCACTTTAATAACAGAGGATAATGTTTTTCTAAATCTAATGGTTGAATGTTGCTCAAACATAGAAtagatgttatttttttcttttcttttaacttgttttaaaaGACTTCAATACACTATTAGTTTTGGTGTAATAACatttttagtattatataatcctttatatatatatatatatatatatatatatatatatatatatatatatatatatatatatatatatatatatatattatttgttattgtttattgAATGTATAATACTTCTTTAGTAGTTAGATACTATGGGaagttacaaaatatataatttatgaatttctgatttttgttttattttcctctttaaacgtaatattctttttttcgtCTTTAagcatatatattaaatgttaagtgatattttctttcctctttaagcatatattatattttaattgatactttttttgctctttaaacatatattaaatgtcaattaatattttttatgtttgcctcattaattatatattaaatgttagttaatattttcagtatacataaaatatttttcttatttaaatcaCAATCTTGATCATTCGGATTCAGAATAACCTTCGATCATGGCTACCATGACTGGTTTTTTTCTATGCGTTTCCTGCATCGTTATCCTTAACCTCGTTTATACCATGGCTCAATCTGAAAACTACATCATCCACATGGACAAATTAGCCATGCCGAAAGCATTTTCCACCCACCATGCTTGGTATTTGTCCACTCTTTCCTCTGTATTAGATAATGCTCATACCTTCAATGATGACAATCTTGACATTGCTTCCTCTAAACTGATTTACACCTACACCAACGCCATGAATGGTTTTACTGCAAATTTGTCACCACAGGAAATTGAAGCTCTCAAAACCTCCCCGGGCTACGTTTCTTCCACACCAGATTTGCCGACCAAGCTTGACACAACACACTCACCAGAATTCCTTGGCCTTAATCCCAAGACAGGAGCTTGGCCTGCTGCGAAATTTGGTGAAGATGTCATTGTTGGTTTGGTGGACACTGGAGTATGGCCAGAAAGTGAAAGCTTCAACGATAAAGGGATGCCTGATAAGCTTCCTTCACGATGGTATGGCAATTGTGAAAGTACTATTAAATGCAACAAGAAACTCATTGGAGCTCGCTTCTTTAACAAAGGGTTTCTTGCCCAGAAAAACAAATCGGCCGCAATTGTGCACTCAACTAGGGATACAGATGGTCATGGAACTCACACATCTTCCACTGCAGTTGGAAGCCAAGTTGTTAATGCATCATTCTTTGGAAATGCCAATGGATCAGCGAAAGGAGTTGCTCCAAGGGCAAGATTAGCCATTTACAAGGTATTGTGGGGTGATATGCTTTACTCATCTGATTTAATAGCTGCAGTTGATACTGCAATATCAGATGGGGTTGATATTCTTTCCCTTTCACTTGGCTATAATGTTTACACATTGTTCGAGGACCCTATGGCTACAGCAACATTTGCAGCCATGGATAGAGGCATTTTTGTGTCCACGTCGGCAGGGAATTCAGGGCCTGAACGTGAATCTCTGCACAATGGAATACCATGGGTCATAAACGTTGCTGCTGCCACTTTGGATCGTCAAATTCAGGCGTCTCTTACCCTTGGCAATGGTGTCAAACTATTTGGTTTATCAACCTATCTAACAGGAAACTTCTCAGCACACCAAGTTCCTATTGTTTTTTCAGGCTCATGTGACAATTTAAAGGAACTAGTCAAAGCAATTAACAAGATTGTGGTGTGTGAGGTTATGGAGATAGATCTTCCAAATCTTGTGTATTATATAAAGGCTTCAAATGTTTCAGCATCAGTGTTCATTTCAACTTCGAACAATAATGAAATCATTAATGAGCTTGGTGGTCTTGTAGGCGTCATTATCGACCAAAGAAATGGAGAAAAGATCAAAGCATACATCAAGAGTAACTCTGATGCAAAAGCAAGCATGTCTTTTCAGATAACAGCATTAGGTATTAAACCTGCACCGAGAGTGGATCGTTACAGTTCTAGAGGGCCATCAGTTAGTTGCCCCTTTGTGTTGAAACCAGACATCACCGCTCCTGGAACATCAATCTTAGCTGCATGGCCTCAAAATCTTCCAGTGTCCATTTCTGGATCAAAACCCCTTTATAGTAACTTCAATCTTTTATCTGGAACATCTATGGCATGCCCTCATGTGGCAGGTGTGGCAGCATTGTTAAAAGGAGCACATCGTGATTGGAGCCCTGCAGCTATTAGGTCAGCCATCATGACAACATCGGATATATTCGACAACAATAAGGAACCCATTAAAGACAT
It contains:
- the LOC106780314 gene encoding subtilisin-like protease SBT1.9, yielding MATHIGLSLCFFYITTLQLVSTLSQSDNYIIHMDISAMPKAFSTQHSWYLSTLSSALKTSKPTSNNLKSIFSSKLLYTYTNVINGFSANLSPQELEALKTSPGYVSFLRDLPAKRDTTHSPSFLGLNPNEGAWPAAQFGKDVIVGLVDTGIWPESESFRDDGMGGVPSRWKGQCESSIKCNKKLIGARFFNKGLLAKNPNITIGANSTRDTEGHGTHTSSTAAGSVVEGASYFGYASGSATGMASSARVAMYKALWEDGAYMSDIIAAIDSAISDGVDVLSLSFGFDDIPLYEDPVAIATFTAMQKNIFVSTSAGNEGPFLGRLHNGIPWVITVAAGTLDREFHGALTLGNGVQVTGMSLYHGNFSSSHVPIVFMGLCDRVKELAKVRSKIVVCEDNGTIIDLQVSNIFKANVVAAVFITNSSDSSFFLDNSFGTIVISTTDGEIVKAYIKSNNSSAKASMSFEMTVLGTKPAPSVDSYSSRGPSSSCPFVLKPDITAPGTSILAAWPQNLPVEMFGSQSIFSNFNLLSGTSMACPHVAGVAALLRGAHPEWSVASIRSAIMTTSDMLDNTLGPIKDIGNDNKRASPLASGSGHINPNKALNPGLVYDAGVQDYVNLLCALGFTQRNITVITGTSSNDCSKASLDLNYPSFIAFFNNNNSSTAQEFQRTVTHVGEGPASYAASFIPVEGYEVSVIPELLVFKEKYEKLSYTLRIEGPRKKKEKKVAFGYLIWTDVQHVVRSPIVVTTLNFDF
- the LOC106780316 gene encoding subtilisin-like protease SBT1.9, yielding MATMTGFFLCVSCIVILNLVYTMAQSENYIIHMDKLAMPKAFSTHHAWYLSTLSSVLDNAHTFNDDNLDIASSKLIYTYTNAMNGFTANLSPQEIEALKTSPGYVSSTPDLPTKLDTTHSPEFLGLNPKTGAWPAAKFGEDVIVGLVDTGVWPESESFNDKGMPDKLPSRWYGNCESTIKCNKKLIGARFFNKGFLAQKNKSAAIVHSTRDTDGHGTHTSSTAVGSQVVNASFFGNANGSAKGVAPRARLAIYKVLWGDMLYSSDLIAAVDTAISDGVDILSLSLGYNVYTLFEDPMATATFAAMDRGIFVSTSAGNSGPERESLHNGIPWVINVAAATLDRQIQASLTLGNGVKLFGLSTYLTGNFSAHQVPIVFSGSCDNLKELVKAINKIVVCEVMEIDLPNLVYYIKASNVSASVFISTSNNNEIINELGGLVGVIIDQRNGEKIKAYIKSNSDAKASMSFQITALGIKPAPRVDRYSSRGPSVSCPFVLKPDITAPGTSILAAWPQNLPVSISGSKPLYSNFNLLSGTSMACPHVAGVAALLKGAHRDWSPAAIRSAIMTTSDIFDNNKEPIKDIGEEDKPASPLVMGAGHVNPNKALDPGLVYDAGAQDYVNLLCAMNLTQQQIKTITRSSSYNCSKPSLDLNYPSFIALFNGSSNQSMGTWEFFRTVTNVGEGETIYTARVTPIKGFNVSISPSKLVFKEKNQKLNYKLRIEGPKREGFGYVTWTDVKHVVRSSIVVTYPPSQH